The window CGACCGCGCCGCCACCTGCCTTGCAGGAGCAGAGGTGACCTGATGCAAGTCACTCAGTCCCTTTTTCGCGCGGCACTACTTGATGCCGATGCCCCTGTGCCCGAAGGCCTGGTTGACCCGTTGGGATCGCCCGCTGGTCGCCGGTATAACGTTTATCGCAATAATGTAACCGTCTCGCTGGTTGATACCATGAAGTCGGCGTTTCCAACTGTGCGGGCCTTGTTAGGCCAACAGAACTTTGACACGCTTGCGCCTGTTTTTGTTCGCGAACATCCGCCGCACTCTCCGTTGATGATGCATTACGGCGCTGATTTTCCGGCCTTCCTTGAGGGGTTCGCACCCCTTTCGCATCTTGGATACCTGTCAGATGTCGCGCATCTGGATCTGGCGTTGCGTGCGTCGTATCACGCCGCAGATGCAACCGCTTTCGACCCTGAAAGCCTCCAACAACCGCCAGAAACGCTTTCGACGCTTGAGCTGCGCCTTGCTCCTGCAACGCGTCTTATCCGCTCACGCTGGCCGGTCCATGATCTCTGGCGGCGTGCCACAGAAACAGACGCCCCCAAACCGCGCGCCATTGGCCAAGCGGTCCTGATTACGCGCCCTGCTTTTGACCCTGAAGTGCATCTGCTCCCCATTGGCGCGGCGACATGGCTTAGGGCCTTAGAAACACAACCGCTCGGCCAAGCGATCGAGACGGCAACAGCCGCCGCACCCGATTTCGATTTTGCCGCCACATTGGCTGTCGCCCTCCAAGCTCATGCCTTTTGCAGCCCGGACAAGGACACAATATGACTGCTCTCCTAAATACCTACCGCTCACTCACCGATACGCTGGACCGCGCCGACTGGGTGCTGCCAAC is drawn from Sulfitobacter sp. S223 and contains these coding sequences:
- a CDS encoding DNA-binding domain-containing protein, with product MQVTQSLFRAALLDADAPVPEGLVDPLGSPAGRRYNVYRNNVTVSLVDTMKSAFPTVRALLGQQNFDTLAPVFVREHPPHSPLMMHYGADFPAFLEGFAPLSHLGYLSDVAHLDLALRASYHAADATAFDPESLQQPPETLSTLELRLAPATRLIRSRWPVHDLWRRATETDAPKPRAIGQAVLITRPAFDPEVHLLPIGAATWLRALETQPLGQAIETATAAAPDFDFAATLAVALQAHAFCSPDKDTI